The following proteins come from a genomic window of Triticum aestivum cultivar Chinese Spring chromosome 6A, IWGSC CS RefSeq v2.1, whole genome shotgun sequence:
- the LOC123131763 gene encoding probable WRKY transcription factor 19 isoform X1, whose amino-acid sequence MGHDHITHIEVSWSVSSIICLYNHFILTFLVLTFLGVQKLTADGSVADRKCCQEPGCDEIVSGRVMYCNSHTRGHSSQQLGYLQSSQKTSDLYMPPVKGRQCTEPSASAEQDVSIKYEGNDQGKLNDRSGNTEGNTEQLVLGGPDTLCKHDNCKKQAQSNALYCKLHSGGSKGCLVRDCVKAAHGGTPLCIGHGGGKRCIVAGCPNAACGQGRSEHCVRHGGGKRCKFEGCVKGAQGNTDFCIRHGGGRRCKSEGCTKSAQGRTDFCIKHGGGSRCQFQGCNSSAKWGTDHCSVHRKSLLGETPEALPLPSAKRRGAKKPKKEVKPPLLASQLTVTTAASTAGSSTPQAKGILHMPSNRELSHKIVMAAGQAAMAPAQVLPLSMKPPALSMKPPAPSPSGTEKEAPTSSTTLNL is encoded by the exons ATGGGGCATGATCATATCACTCATATAGAGGTAAGTTGGTCAGTCTCAAGTATTATATGTCTCTATAATCACTTTATCCTGACATTTCTTGTTCTTACTTTTTTGGGGGTACAGAAGCTCACGGCGGATGGTTCCGTTGCTG ACAGGAAATGTTGCCAGGAACCTGGCTGCGATGAAATTGTCAGTGGAAGGGTAATGTACTGCAATAGTCACACTAGAGGGCATTCATCCCAACAGCTTGGTTACCTCCAGAGTTCACAGAAAACCTCAGATTTATACATGCCCCCTGTTAAAGGCAGACAGTGTACTGAACCCAGTGCCAGTGCAGAGCAAGATGTAAGTATCAAGTATGAGGGGAATGATCAAGGCAAACTCAATGATAGATCTGGGAATACTGAGGGAAACACTGAGCAACTAGTCTTGGGTGGCCCTGACACGCTTTGCAAGCACGACAACTGCAAAAAGCAGGCCCAGAGTAACGCATTGTACTGCAAGCTACATAGTGGTGGTAGTAAGGGTTGCCTAGTACGGGACTGTGTGAAAGCCGCACATGGTGGCACACCTCTATGCATCGGCCATGGAGGAGGGAAGCGTTGCATCGTTGCTGGATGTCCAAACGCTGCATGTGGCCAGGGCCGCAGTGAGCATTGCGTGAGGCATGGTGGTGGCAAGAGATGCAAATTCGAAGGGTGCGTGAAGGGCGCGCAAGGGAACACAGACTTCTGCATCAGGCACGGCGGGGGAAGGCGGTGCAAATCCGAAGGATGTACAAAGAGTGCACAAGGACGCACGGATTTCTGCATCAAGCATGGCGGCGGCAGTCGGTGCCAGTTCCAAGGATGCAACTCCAGCGCAAAATGGGGGACGGATCACTGCTCCGTGCATCGAAAGAGTTTGCTGGGCGAGACGCCTGAAGCCTTGCCACTTCCTTCTGCCAAGCGTCGCGGGGCCAAGAAGCCCAAAAAGGAAGTGAAGCCGCCGCTTCTGGCCTCCCAGTTGACTGTCACCACTGCTGCGTCTACTGCTGGGAGCAGCACGCCGCAAGCAAAGGGTATTCTTCATATGCCTTCAAACCGTGAGTTGTCGCACAAGATCGTGATGGCGGCCGGGCAAGCCGCCATGGCTCCTGCCCAGGTTTTACCACTGTCCATGAAACCACCAGCACTGTCCATGAAACCTCCAGCGCCGTCGCCGTCGGGGACGGAGAAGGAAGCGCCGACGAGCAGCACGACGCTGAATCTTTAG
- the LOC123131763 gene encoding probable WRKY transcription factor 19 isoform X2, protein MGHDHITHIEKLTADGSVADRKCCQEPGCDEIVSGRVMYCNSHTRGHSSQQLGYLQSSQKTSDLYMPPVKGRQCTEPSASAEQDVSIKYEGNDQGKLNDRSGNTEGNTEQLVLGGPDTLCKHDNCKKQAQSNALYCKLHSGGSKGCLVRDCVKAAHGGTPLCIGHGGGKRCIVAGCPNAACGQGRSEHCVRHGGGKRCKFEGCVKGAQGNTDFCIRHGGGRRCKSEGCTKSAQGRTDFCIKHGGGSRCQFQGCNSSAKWGTDHCSVHRKSLLGETPEALPLPSAKRRGAKKPKKEVKPPLLASQLTVTTAASTAGSSTPQAKGILHMPSNRELSHKIVMAAGQAAMAPAQVLPLSMKPPALSMKPPAPSPSGTEKEAPTSSTTLNL, encoded by the exons ATGGGGCATGATCATATCACTCATATAGAG AAGCTCACGGCGGATGGTTCCGTTGCTG ACAGGAAATGTTGCCAGGAACCTGGCTGCGATGAAATTGTCAGTGGAAGGGTAATGTACTGCAATAGTCACACTAGAGGGCATTCATCCCAACAGCTTGGTTACCTCCAGAGTTCACAGAAAACCTCAGATTTATACATGCCCCCTGTTAAAGGCAGACAGTGTACTGAACCCAGTGCCAGTGCAGAGCAAGATGTAAGTATCAAGTATGAGGGGAATGATCAAGGCAAACTCAATGATAGATCTGGGAATACTGAGGGAAACACTGAGCAACTAGTCTTGGGTGGCCCTGACACGCTTTGCAAGCACGACAACTGCAAAAAGCAGGCCCAGAGTAACGCATTGTACTGCAAGCTACATAGTGGTGGTAGTAAGGGTTGCCTAGTACGGGACTGTGTGAAAGCCGCACATGGTGGCACACCTCTATGCATCGGCCATGGAGGAGGGAAGCGTTGCATCGTTGCTGGATGTCCAAACGCTGCATGTGGCCAGGGCCGCAGTGAGCATTGCGTGAGGCATGGTGGTGGCAAGAGATGCAAATTCGAAGGGTGCGTGAAGGGCGCGCAAGGGAACACAGACTTCTGCATCAGGCACGGCGGGGGAAGGCGGTGCAAATCCGAAGGATGTACAAAGAGTGCACAAGGACGCACGGATTTCTGCATCAAGCATGGCGGCGGCAGTCGGTGCCAGTTCCAAGGATGCAACTCCAGCGCAAAATGGGGGACGGATCACTGCTCCGTGCATCGAAAGAGTTTGCTGGGCGAGACGCCTGAAGCCTTGCCACTTCCTTCTGCCAAGCGTCGCGGGGCCAAGAAGCCCAAAAAGGAAGTGAAGCCGCCGCTTCTGGCCTCCCAGTTGACTGTCACCACTGCTGCGTCTACTGCTGGGAGCAGCACGCCGCAAGCAAAGGGTATTCTTCATATGCCTTCAAACCGTGAGTTGTCGCACAAGATCGTGATGGCGGCCGGGCAAGCCGCCATGGCTCCTGCCCAGGTTTTACCACTGTCCATGAAACCACCAGCACTGTCCATGAAACCTCCAGCGCCGTCGCCGTCGGGGACGGAGAAGGAAGCGCCGACGAGCAGCACGACGCTGAATCTTTAG